From a single Pseudalkalibacillus hwajinpoensis genomic region:
- a CDS encoding cytochrome d ubiquinol oxidase subunit II yields the protein MDIQLVGITVLWVFLYGYLITASIDFGAGFFAYYGELTGREHIINKIISRYLSPVWEVTNVFFVFFFVGLVGFFPDTAYYYGTALLVPGSVAIILLAIRGSFYAFGNYGAKKSRVYTFLYGVTGLLIPASLSTALTLSEGGFIEEVDGNVTFLAGELFTNFYSWSVVLLAIVSVLFISAAFLTYYANRAGDEPALELLRKYALFWSAPTILASILVFVALQQHNPVHFESILDYAWFFIASLFCFLAATYLIFNKKRFGTAFIFVMLQFFFAFFGYGISHLPYLLYDYITIYSGYTNETMGVYLVIAFIAGLFLLVPSLILLMRLFLFDAEYVKGNKS from the coding sequence ATGGATATACAACTAGTAGGAATAACGGTATTATGGGTTTTCCTTTACGGTTATTTAATCACAGCATCAATTGATTTTGGCGCAGGTTTCTTTGCTTATTACGGTGAGCTTACCGGGCGTGAGCATATCATTAACAAAATTATTAGCAGGTACCTGTCCCCGGTCTGGGAAGTAACAAATGTATTTTTTGTATTCTTTTTTGTAGGATTGGTCGGTTTCTTCCCTGACACAGCCTATTATTACGGTACGGCTCTTCTAGTTCCCGGCAGTGTTGCGATTATATTGCTTGCGATTAGGGGATCATTCTATGCGTTCGGGAACTATGGAGCTAAGAAGAGCAGGGTGTATACCTTTTTGTATGGTGTAACAGGACTTCTTATTCCTGCTTCACTCTCAACAGCATTGACGCTCTCCGAAGGTGGCTTTATTGAGGAGGTAGACGGAAATGTTACCTTTCTTGCGGGTGAACTATTTACAAATTTTTATTCCTGGTCAGTTGTGCTTCTTGCAATTGTTTCAGTACTCTTTATAAGTGCAGCGTTTCTAACGTATTATGCCAATAGAGCAGGGGATGAGCCTGCTTTAGAACTACTCAGGAAGTATGCTTTATTCTGGAGTGCGCCAACAATCCTTGCAAGTATCCTTGTATTCGTTGCCCTTCAGCAGCATAACCCGGTTCATTTCGAAAGCATTCTCGATTATGCCTGGTTCTTTATTGCATCACTGTTCTGCTTTTTGGCTGCAACCTATCTAATTTTCAATAAGAAAAGATTTGGGACGGCGTTTATTTTCGTTATGCTACAATTCTTCTTTGCCTTCTTCGGATATGGGATTTCACACCTCCCGTATCTTCTGTACGATTACATTACAATTTATTCTGGTTATACGAATGAGACGATGGGCGTTTATCTCGTAATTGCCTTTATAGCAGGGTTATTCCTGCTTGTACCATCGCTTATCTTATTGATGAGATTGTTCCTGTTTGATGCGGAATATGTCAAAGGAAATAAGTCGTAA
- a CDS encoding cytochrome ubiquinol oxidase subunit I produces the protein MELDSAMLSRLLTSLTLGFHIIFATLGVGVPLMISLAEWIGIKRNDPYYTLLARRWTRGFVVTVAVGVVTGTAIGLQLSLLWPNFMQLAGQVISLPLFLETFAFFFEAIFLGIYLYTWDRFKKPIYHWLISIPVVIGSTLSAVFISTVNAFMNAPQGFNMVDGVLTDIEPLVAMFNPATPTKVGHVVMSAYLTSAIVLAAITAFHMLRGKRSTYYKKALKLTMTAGFIFAIGTAMIGDFAGKFLAEYQPEKLAAAEWHFETSENADLVVGGFLDQETEEVKYGLVLPNFLSILAHGNPSAEVMGLDQVPEDEIPPLYIHYLFDGMVGIGMFLAALTFFYMIALRLKRFNSENKWLLRLIVLAGPLSIFAIEFGWIFSEVGRQPWILWDILRTGHAATTSDHVGLMLILFLLLYIVLGTLCVTVLRKMFNSNPAENELEEIARTK, from the coding sequence TTGGAATTGGATTCAGCGATGCTAAGCCGCCTATTAACAAGCTTAACACTCGGGTTTCATATTATTTTTGCAACGCTTGGAGTTGGAGTGCCGCTCATGATCAGCCTGGCTGAATGGATTGGTATAAAGCGAAACGATCCTTACTACACATTGCTTGCTCGTCGTTGGACGAGAGGTTTTGTTGTGACCGTTGCAGTTGGAGTTGTTACAGGAACGGCCATAGGTCTCCAACTATCGTTATTATGGCCGAATTTTATGCAGCTTGCCGGACAGGTAATCAGTTTACCACTTTTTCTTGAAACGTTCGCATTCTTTTTTGAAGCCATATTCCTTGGAATCTATCTTTATACATGGGATCGATTCAAGAAGCCAATTTATCACTGGTTAATCTCAATTCCAGTTGTAATAGGATCAACATTGTCAGCTGTGTTTATTTCTACCGTGAATGCTTTTATGAATGCACCGCAGGGCTTTAATATGGTAGACGGAGTTTTAACGGATATAGAACCGCTTGTAGCAATGTTTAATCCAGCAACGCCAACGAAGGTAGGGCACGTTGTGATGTCTGCCTATTTGACGTCAGCTATCGTACTTGCAGCCATTACGGCTTTCCATATGTTGAGAGGGAAACGAAGCACTTATTACAAAAAAGCATTAAAGCTCACAATGACTGCAGGCTTTATATTTGCGATTGGAACTGCAATGATTGGAGACTTTGCTGGTAAATTCCTTGCGGAATACCAGCCTGAAAAACTAGCTGCAGCTGAGTGGCATTTTGAAACATCTGAAAATGCAGATCTTGTTGTAGGAGGGTTTTTAGATCAGGAAACGGAAGAAGTGAAGTATGGCCTCGTACTGCCTAATTTCTTAAGCATCCTTGCCCATGGTAATCCTAGTGCAGAGGTTATGGGCCTTGATCAGGTACCTGAAGACGAAATCCCGCCGTTATATATTCATTACCTGTTTGATGGTATGGTTGGGATAGGAATGTTCCTGGCGGCATTAACATTTTTCTATATGATTGCGCTACGTTTAAAGCGATTTAATTCAGAAAATAAGTGGCTGTTAAGGCTAATTGTACTTGCAGGACCACTCTCTATCTTTGCGATTGAGTTTGGCTGGATCTTCTCGGAGGTTGGACGTCAGCCATGGATACTCTGGGATATTCTCAGGACAGGCCATGCCGCTACAACTTCAGATCATGTCGGATTAATGTTAATTCTTTTTCTTCTGTTATATATCGTTCTGGGTACTCTTTGTGTCACAGTACTTCGTAAAATGTTTAATTCTAATCCTGCTGAGAATGAACTGGAAGAAATTGCAAGAACGAAATAA
- a CDS encoding ABC transporter ATP-binding protein, whose product MKQNRRERFHYSQDTAIEKQFNWKQMTRLLGYMEPYKKKLVPKAIIAMLLSTAVRLIVPIFIGVLLFDHAIKNKDQMLLIQLIVGIAGLYLISWIANTYRIKWTNQLGQYIIYDIRQGLFKHIQRLSHGFFDKRSAGSILVRIINDVNSMQELFTSGVINLLMDIVLLMGIIVIMFVLSPQLTLAIMIILPLMFLISTSLRKRIRRSWQQVRIKQAKINSHLNESIQGIRVTQSYTQEKGNMEFFEGVNHENYASWKDATQKSAMFRPFVEMSNAIGTAILIWFGVYLIQNGMDYGVFVTFAFYLGMFWEPISRLGQVYNQLLVAMASSERIFEFLDEQPNVPEKKDAVELKEMKGEITFENVEFSYDESRKALHEMSLTMKAGETVALVGHTGSGKSTIANLISRFYDPTKGTVKIDGMDLRDLKLDSLREKVSVVLQDTFIFSGTIMENIRFGRPDASDEEVIEAAKAVGAEQFIQRLNNGFETEVEERGNVLSVGERQLLSFSRALLADPRILILDEATASIDTETELKIQQALNVVLKGRTAIMIAHRLSTIREADNIIVLDHGRILEQGNHRELIQKGGTYYELVRSQFNMMDAG is encoded by the coding sequence ATGAAACAAAATCGTAGAGAGAGATTTCACTATTCACAGGATACTGCTATTGAGAAACAATTTAATTGGAAGCAAATGACGCGGTTACTAGGTTACATGGAGCCTTATAAGAAGAAATTAGTGCCTAAAGCGATCATTGCAATGCTTTTATCAACGGCTGTTAGATTAATCGTACCGATTTTTATCGGGGTCTTACTTTTTGACCACGCCATTAAGAACAAAGATCAAATGCTCCTTATTCAGTTAATAGTGGGAATTGCGGGGCTATATTTGATCTCCTGGATTGCCAATACGTATCGTATTAAATGGACTAACCAACTCGGGCAGTATATTATTTATGACATCAGGCAGGGGCTGTTTAAGCATATCCAGCGTCTGTCCCACGGTTTCTTTGATAAACGTTCTGCTGGGTCCATTCTTGTAAGAATCATTAATGATGTTAACTCTATGCAGGAATTGTTTACAAGCGGTGTTATTAATCTTCTGATGGACATTGTTCTACTTATGGGTATAATTGTGATCATGTTTGTGCTTAGTCCGCAATTAACACTAGCAATCATGATTATTCTTCCGCTTATGTTCTTAATTTCTACAAGCCTAAGGAAAAGAATCCGTCGCTCCTGGCAACAGGTGCGTATTAAACAGGCGAAAATCAACTCGCATTTGAATGAGAGCATTCAGGGGATTCGTGTAACACAGTCTTACACTCAAGAGAAAGGTAACATGGAATTCTTTGAAGGTGTGAATCATGAGAATTATGCTAGCTGGAAAGATGCGACACAGAAGAGTGCAATGTTTAGGCCCTTCGTTGAAATGTCAAACGCGATCGGGACTGCTATTCTAATTTGGTTTGGAGTTTACCTAATTCAAAATGGGATGGATTACGGGGTATTCGTTACATTTGCTTTTTATCTTGGTATGTTCTGGGAGCCAATTTCTCGTCTTGGCCAGGTATACAATCAGCTTCTTGTAGCGATGGCTTCATCTGAACGGATATTTGAATTTCTTGATGAACAGCCGAATGTCCCTGAGAAAAAAGATGCAGTAGAGCTTAAGGAAATGAAAGGTGAAATTACTTTTGAGAATGTGGAATTCTCCTATGATGAAAGCCGCAAAGCACTTCATGAAATGAGCCTTACTATGAAGGCTGGTGAGACGGTTGCGCTCGTCGGTCATACGGGTTCAGGTAAATCAACTATCGCGAATCTTATCAGTCGCTTTTACGATCCAACTAAAGGAACGGTGAAAATTGATGGGATGGACCTAAGAGACCTTAAGCTCGATAGTTTACGAGAAAAGGTTAGCGTCGTTCTTCAGGATACGTTTATCTTCTCTGGAACCATCATGGAAAACATCCGTTTCGGGAGACCCGATGCAAGTGATGAGGAAGTGATTGAAGCTGCAAAAGCAGTTGGCGCTGAACAATTTATTCAACGATTAAACAATGGATTTGAAACAGAGGTGGAGGAAAGAGGAAATGTGTTATCTGTCGGTGAACGACAACTGTTATCGTTCTCTCGTGCTCTTCTTGCTGATCCAAGAATACTTATCCTTGATGAAGCAACGGCAAGTATTGATACAGAGACAGAGCTGAAGATTCAACAGGCTCTAAACGTCGTTCTAAAGGGTAGAACAGCGATCATGATTGCCCACCGACTCTCTACAATCCGTGAAGCAGATAATATTATTGTCCTTGATCATGGGCGTATTCTTGAACAGGGCAACCACAGGGAGCTTATACAAAAAGGTGGAACGTACTACGAACTTGTTCGATCACAGTTTAATATGATGGATGCTGGATAA
- a CDS encoding ABC transporter ATP-binding protein — MDTFKRLKDFYWPYKKLFLWSVFSLVFVTGITVLYPMVLQFTIDDVILKQEYKWVPYLAFGFIAIMIVKGIATFFHQYLGDLFGVTAVYRLREELYKKLQYLPFRYYDNAKTGDLMSRLTADVEGFRFFLSFGFAQVINFILIVSFSLVVMFSYSVPLAIVTLGMLPFLAITVYQFDKRVHPAFRGIRKSMARLNTKVQENISGINTVKSLSREDFEINKFVDSNTDYRDNYLTTSYIWAKFFPLMEFIGNLCVVFLLSYGGYLVFQNQLQPGELVAFFSLVWYIIWPIMNLGFVINTFSQSKASGERLLEILDESEDIYDRDGAVEVERMEGHVVFNHVTHKYASEDDEALKDISFDAPKGTTIGLLGATGAGKTTITQLIARFYEPNQGEVHIDGRNINDYTVKSLRRNIGVVLQETFLFSSTIRDNIAYGDPDVSFEKIEDAAKRAQAHEFIMEMPDGYDTVLGERGMGLSGGQKQRIAIARAILTDPSILILDDATSAVDMQTEGKIQKAFQEVMKGRTTFIIAHRISSLKHADEILVLSQGEVVERGKHDELIESDGYYRSIYDIQYQDRKEILARQTG, encoded by the coding sequence ATGGATACGTTTAAGAGATTAAAGGATTTTTACTGGCCATATAAGAAGCTTTTTCTTTGGTCCGTTTTCTCATTGGTGTTTGTGACGGGAATTACAGTTCTATATCCAATGGTATTACAATTTACAATTGATGATGTCATTCTAAAGCAGGAGTACAAATGGGTTCCATATCTAGCATTTGGCTTCATTGCCATTATGATCGTGAAAGGGATCGCTACTTTTTTCCATCAATATCTCGGTGATTTATTTGGAGTAACAGCAGTTTACAGATTAAGAGAAGAGCTTTATAAAAAACTACAATATTTACCTTTCCGTTATTACGATAATGCGAAGACCGGTGATTTGATGTCCCGTTTGACAGCTGACGTAGAAGGATTTCGTTTTTTTCTTTCGTTCGGATTTGCACAGGTCATCAACTTCATATTGATTGTTAGTTTTAGTTTGGTTGTCATGTTCAGTTATTCGGTACCGCTTGCTATCGTAACGCTTGGGATGCTGCCTTTCCTTGCGATAACAGTGTATCAGTTTGATAAACGCGTGCACCCTGCCTTCAGGGGAATTCGTAAATCGATGGCCAGGCTAAATACGAAAGTGCAAGAAAATATTAGCGGTATTAATACCGTTAAATCTTTATCACGAGAAGATTTTGAAATCAATAAGTTTGTTGATAGCAATACTGACTATCGTGATAATTACTTAACAACTTCTTATATCTGGGCAAAATTCTTCCCGCTAATGGAGTTTATCGGGAACTTATGTGTTGTGTTCCTACTATCGTATGGCGGCTACTTAGTATTTCAAAATCAGCTACAACCAGGTGAGCTTGTTGCGTTCTTCAGCCTTGTCTGGTATATCATATGGCCAATTATGAACCTCGGATTTGTCATTAATACGTTTTCGCAATCAAAGGCATCCGGAGAACGTCTGCTTGAAATTCTAGATGAATCGGAAGATATTTATGATAGAGATGGAGCCGTTGAGGTTGAGCGCATGGAAGGGCATGTTGTATTCAACCATGTGACACACAAATATGCTTCTGAAGATGATGAAGCTTTAAAGGATATTTCATTTGATGCACCAAAAGGAACGACGATTGGGTTGCTTGGTGCAACAGGTGCAGGTAAGACGACCATTACTCAATTGATTGCTCGTTTCTATGAGCCTAATCAGGGAGAAGTTCATATTGATGGAAGAAATATCAATGACTATACAGTTAAATCACTTCGAAGAAATATAGGTGTTGTATTACAGGAAACGTTCTTATTCTCATCAACGATACGAGACAACATTGCATACGGCGATCCAGACGTGTCATTTGAGAAAATAGAAGACGCTGCAAAGCGAGCGCAAGCTCATGAATTCATTATGGAAATGCCAGATGGGTACGATACGGTACTCGGGGAGCGCGGGATGGGACTTTCTGGTGGTCAGAAGCAGAGAATTGCCATTGCACGAGCGATTCTTACTGATCCGAGTATACTCATTCTTGATGATGCGACGAGTGCCGTTGATATGCAAACGGAAGGAAAGATTCAAAAAGCGTTCCAGGAAGTGATGAAGGGAAGAACAACTTTTATCATAGCTCACCGTATTTCATCTCTTAAGCATGCAGATGAAATTCTAGTGTTGAGTCAAGGAGAAGTTGTTGAAAGAGGAAAGCACGACGAACTAATTGAAAGCGATGGCTATTATCGCAGCATTTATGATATTCAGTATCAGGATCGGAAGGAAATACTAGCACGACAAACGGGTTGA
- a CDS encoding peroxiredoxin yields MVERMVGKQAPRFEMEAVMTDKEFGKVSLEENMKNDKWTVLFFYPMDFTFVCPTEITALSDRFEEFDDLDAEVIGVSTDTIHTHLAWINTARDANGLGDLNYALAADTNHKVSKEYGVFIEDEGVALRGLFIINPEGELQYSVVNHNNIGRDVDETLRVLQALQTGGLCPANWKPGQETLK; encoded by the coding sequence ATGGTAGAACGCATGGTAGGTAAACAAGCACCTCGCTTCGAAATGGAAGCAGTTATGACAGACAAAGAATTTGGTAAAGTAAGTCTTGAAGAAAATATGAAAAACGATAAATGGACAGTCCTTTTCTTCTATCCAATGGACTTCACATTCGTTTGTCCAACTGAAATTACAGCACTTAGCGATCGTTTCGAAGAGTTCGATGATCTAGATGCAGAAGTAATCGGTGTATCAACTGATACTATCCATACTCACCTTGCATGGATCAACACTGCTCGTGACGCAAATGGTCTAGGTGACCTTAACTACGCACTTGCTGCTGACACAAACCATAAAGTTTCTAAAGAATACGGCGTATTCATTGAAGATGAAGGTGTTGCACTTCGCGGACTATTCATCATCAATCCTGAAGGTGAACTTCAGTACTCTGTTGTTAACCACAACAACATTGGTCGCGACGTAGACGAAACACTACGCGTCCTTCAAGCACTTCAAACTGGCGGACTTTGCCCAGCAAACTGGAAGCCAGGTCAAGAAACACTTAAATAG
- a CDS encoding mechanosensitive ion channel family protein, producing the protein MELFENIDWAGLLVSTGLILLKLIAILIVYAIVKTIGNRFIERTFGQVSERQNMSPGRANTLKNLAKSILSYVLIFMAVAIIFETFGFDIKALIAGAGIIGLAVGFGAQGLVSDVVTGFFILLEKQMDVGDYVTAGGFDGIVEEVGLRTTHIRSFDGTLNYVPNREISSLSNHSRGNMRALVDIGISYDDNIDEAIKVIQSVCDNVASSNEAVLEGPDVLGVQSLGSSDVVLRVLCRTKNMEQWGVERQLRKEIKEALDANGIEIPFPHQVYIEKKEQ; encoded by the coding sequence TTGGAACTCTTTGAAAACATTGACTGGGCAGGACTCCTCGTATCAACCGGATTGATTTTATTGAAGCTAATCGCTATTCTAATCGTTTATGCAATCGTAAAAACAATTGGAAATCGGTTTATTGAGAGAACATTTGGTCAGGTATCAGAAAGACAAAACATGAGCCCCGGTAGAGCGAATACGCTTAAAAATTTAGCGAAAAGCATCTTATCATATGTTCTAATCTTCATGGCAGTTGCTATCATATTTGAAACTTTCGGATTTGATATTAAAGCACTCATTGCCGGAGCAGGTATTATCGGACTTGCTGTTGGATTTGGTGCTCAAGGTCTAGTAAGTGACGTGGTAACCGGGTTTTTCATACTACTTGAAAAGCAGATGGATGTTGGAGACTACGTAACAGCAGGCGGATTCGATGGCATCGTAGAAGAAGTTGGTCTTAGAACGACTCATATTCGTTCATTTGACGGTACGCTGAACTATGTGCCAAACCGAGAAATTAGTTCATTAAGCAATCACTCTCGAGGAAACATGCGTGCACTCGTAGATATCGGTATTTCTTATGATGATAATATTGATGAAGCGATTAAAGTCATCCAGAGCGTATGTGACAATGTAGCAAGTTCGAACGAAGCAGTACTTGAAGGTCCTGACGTACTTGGCGTTCAAAGTCTTGGTTCATCAGATGTTGTGCTTCGTGTTCTTTGTCGAACAAAGAATATGGAACAATGGGGTGTAGAGCGCCAGCTGCGCAAGGAAATTAAAGAAGCGCTTGATGCTAACGGAATTGAAATTCCTTTCCCACACCAAGTTTATATCGAGAAGAAAGAACAGTAA
- a CDS encoding ChaB family protein, translating to MPYNSRNDLPEQVKDNLPAHAQDIFKEAFNSASKQYDSEKTAFKVAWSAVEEKYQKNDNSNWVKKDNE from the coding sequence TTGCCTTACAATTCACGAAACGATCTTCCGGAGCAAGTGAAAGACAACTTACCCGCTCACGCACAAGATATCTTTAAAGAAGCGTTTAATTCTGCTTCAAAGCAATATGACTCGGAGAAAACCGCGTTTAAAGTAGCCTGGAGTGCAGTCGAGGAAAAGTATCAAAAGAACGACAATAGCAACTGGGTTAAAAAAGATAATGAATAA
- a CDS encoding YkuS family protein: protein MKRIAVEDTLSDVAQALQAKGYEVVPLKQESDANGCDCCVVSGQDQNVMGMQTVSTKGSVINADGMTADQVCQQVDSRYQ, encoded by the coding sequence ATGAAGAGAATTGCTGTAGAAGATACGCTTTCTGATGTAGCGCAGGCGCTCCAGGCAAAAGGTTACGAGGTTGTACCTTTGAAACAGGAGAGTGATGCGAATGGCTGTGATTGCTGTGTCGTATCCGGACAGGACCAAAATGTGATGGGAATGCAGACAGTGAGTACAAAGGGGTCTGTCATTAACGCAGATGGAATGACAGCTGATCAGGTGTGTCAGCAGGTAGATAGTCGTTACCAGTAA
- a CDS encoding N-acetyldiaminopimelate deacetylase yields MDTRSVRRELHRIPEIGFKEFKTQRYLLHFIEQLPQERLEIKTWRTGILVRVSGENPSKTIGYRTDIDGLPINEETGYDYQSDHEGYMHACGHDFHMTIALSLLEYYANHKVKDNLLFIFQPAEEGPGGALPMLKSEELTAWKPDQMVALHIAPEYPVGTIATRPGLLFANTSELFINLKGKGGHAAYPHHTRDMVVAASHLVTQFQSIVARNVDPLDSAVVTVGKIEGGTKQNIIAETARVEGTIRTLTADSMSLVKKRIEAIVKGIEASFECEASIDYGSNYYQVYNDTELVRAFMEEARKLSDIAVVECREAMTGEDFGYFLKEIPGFMFWLGVNSESGLHSSTLKPDEGAIDTAVHVMTAYLNKIAN; encoded by the coding sequence ATGGATACAAGGTCTGTACGAAGAGAGTTGCATCGCATTCCTGAGATTGGATTTAAGGAATTTAAAACGCAGCGCTACCTTCTTCACTTTATTGAACAGCTTCCACAGGAGCGCCTAGAGATTAAAACATGGCGAACCGGTATCCTTGTGCGCGTGAGCGGAGAGAATCCTTCTAAAACGATTGGTTACCGAACAGATATTGATGGTCTACCTATCAATGAAGAGACCGGCTATGATTACCAATCTGACCATGAAGGATATATGCATGCGTGTGGTCATGATTTTCATATGACGATCGCGCTTTCACTTCTTGAGTATTATGCGAATCATAAAGTTAAAGACAATTTGCTGTTCATTTTCCAACCGGCAGAAGAAGGACCTGGTGGTGCGCTCCCAATGCTTAAGAGTGAAGAATTAACGGCGTGGAAGCCAGATCAAATGGTAGCATTACACATCGCACCAGAGTATCCTGTCGGAACAATTGCGACAAGACCTGGATTGCTGTTCGCGAATACGTCTGAGCTGTTTATTAATTTAAAAGGCAAGGGCGGTCATGCAGCATATCCTCATCACACGAGGGATATGGTTGTCGCGGCCAGCCATCTTGTTACACAGTTTCAGTCTATTGTAGCGAGAAATGTAGATCCACTTGATTCAGCTGTTGTAACAGTTGGTAAAATTGAGGGAGGCACCAAGCAAAATATTATTGCTGAGACGGCTAGAGTAGAAGGGACGATTAGAACTCTTACAGCAGATTCTATGTCCCTCGTAAAGAAACGAATTGAAGCAATAGTGAAAGGGATTGAGGCTTCATTTGAGTGTGAGGCTTCCATTGATTATGGTTCGAATTATTATCAGGTCTATAATGATACTGAACTAGTTCGAGCATTTATGGAAGAAGCTAGAAAACTTTCCGATATAGCTGTTGTTGAATGTCGTGAAGCCATGACTGGAGAAGACTTCGGGTATTTCCTAAAAGAAATTCCGGGATTTATGTTCTGGCTTGGTGTCAATTCAGAATCCGGTCTTCATTCGTCAACTCTAAAGCCGGATGAAGGAGCGATTGATACAGCAGTCCATGTGATGACAGCTTACTTAAATAAGATAGCGAATTAA
- the dapD gene encoding 2,3,4,5-tetrahydropyridine-2,6-dicarboxylate N-acetyltransferase yields the protein MKMMDANEIISFIQNSEKSTPVKVHIKGNLEGIDFGSNTKSFITGNTGVLFGEWKDIKKALEAEAANIEDYVVENDRRNSAIPMLDLKGIQARIEPGAVIRDQVEIGNNAVIMMGAMINIGSVVGEGTMIDMNVVLGGRATVGKNCHIGAGSVLAGVIEPPSASPVIIEDDVVIGANAVVLEGVKVGKGAVVAAGAIVTEDVPEYTLVAGTPARVLKKIDDQTRSKTEIKKELRQLQND from the coding sequence ATGAAAATGATGGATGCAAACGAAATTATTAGCTTTATTCAAAACAGTGAGAAATCAACTCCTGTGAAAGTACATATAAAAGGGAACCTCGAAGGGATTGACTTTGGAAGCAACACGAAGTCGTTCATTACTGGTAACACAGGTGTTCTTTTTGGTGAGTGGAAAGATATCAAAAAAGCACTTGAAGCAGAAGCAGCTAATATTGAAGATTATGTAGTTGAAAACGACCGTCGTAACTCAGCCATTCCTATGCTTGACCTTAAAGGCATTCAAGCTCGCATTGAGCCTGGCGCTGTTATCCGTGATCAAGTTGAGATCGGAAACAATGCTGTAATCATGATGGGCGCGATGATCAACATCGGATCAGTAGTAGGTGAAGGTACAATGATCGACATGAACGTTGTTCTTGGCGGACGAGCAACTGTCGGTAAAAACTGTCACATTGGTGCTGGATCTGTTCTTGCTGGCGTTATCGAGCCACCATCGGCAAGCCCGGTTATCATTGAAGATGATGTAGTTATCGGTGCGAATGCCGTTGTACTTGAAGGCGTAAAAGTCGGTAAGGGTGCTGTTGTTGCAGCTGGTGCGATTGTAACAGAAGATGTACCTGAATATACACTTGTTGCTGGTACACCTGCACGCGTATTGAAAAAAATCGATGATCAAACACGTTCAAAAACTGAAATTAAAAAAGAGCTTCGTCAGCTTCAAAACGATTAA
- a CDS encoding LysR family transcriptional regulator, with protein MRRAAERLYVSQPALSQRLQSIEKAWGVPIFLRSQKGLTITPAGERIISFANETLRQEEKVYEALTALSSEVHGTLKLAVASIIGQYWLPSVLKKFVEHYPSVKISLVTGWSSDILKYLYEDDIHVGIIRGKPDWRGRSHYLLSDELFLVDTTIRSIDELQETEKPFIQFKSDSTYFQEIQDWWQTQSFAPPKKTIVVDQIETCKQMALNGIGYAILPSISITEDNKEFFRIPLSDRDGAPLKRDTWLLTNDTAMQLKQVQKFMELLNV; from the coding sequence ATGAGACGCGCTGCAGAGCGCCTGTATGTTTCCCAGCCTGCATTAAGTCAAAGGCTTCAGTCCATTGAAAAAGCATGGGGAGTGCCAATTTTTCTCCGCTCTCAAAAAGGGTTAACCATTACCCCAGCAGGGGAACGAATTATTTCGTTCGCAAACGAGACACTTCGCCAAGAGGAGAAGGTGTACGAAGCGCTAACTGCACTAAGTTCTGAAGTGCACGGAACATTGAAACTTGCAGTCGCTTCGATTATAGGACAATACTGGCTTCCTTCAGTATTGAAGAAATTCGTTGAACACTACCCAAGTGTTAAAATTTCACTTGTTACCGGTTGGAGCAGTGACATATTAAAGTACCTGTACGAAGATGATATACACGTCGGTATTATACGGGGAAAGCCTGATTGGAGAGGGAGAAGTCACTACTTGCTTTCAGATGAACTTTTTTTGGTAGATACGACAATTCGGTCGATTGATGAATTGCAGGAAACAGAGAAGCCGTTCATTCAGTTTAAAAGTGATTCAACTTATTTTCAAGAGATCCAGGATTGGTGGCAAACCCAGTCGTTCGCACCGCCAAAGAAAACAATCGTCGTAGATCAGATTGAAACGTGCAAACAAATGGCGCTGAATGGAATCGGGTATGCTATTCTTCCTTCAATCAGTATTACAGAGGATAATAAGGAGTTCTTCCGGATTCCGCTTTCAGACCGAGATGGGGCTCCGCTTAAGCGTGATACGTGGCTATTGACAAATGATACGGCTATGCAGCTTAAACAGGTTCAAAAATTTATGGAATTACTAAATGTCTAG